In Clostridium sp. JN-1, one genomic interval encodes:
- a CDS encoding acetolactate decarboxylase — MAEAVKNQPTFKYKYIDGYVVGFTCPSFVEGLNVPGHHFHLISKNK, encoded by the coding sequence ATGGCTGAGGCTGTTAAAAATCAACCTACTTTTAAATACAAATATATAGATGGGTATGTAGTTGGATTTACTTGTCCATCATTTGTTGAAGGGCTTAATGTTCCAGGACATCACTTCCATCTTATAAGCAAAAATAAATAA
- a CDS encoding response regulator transcription factor produces MFIEMELTHKGYKVDTAYEGRGALNKVRETSYNLILLDIMIPNLNGIEVCRRIRQFSNVPIIMLTAKSDIPDKVLGLDVGANDYLTKPFVIEELLARIRVYERSNILDTDSDVLKVKDIVMDNKTHEVLRDGKKIELTKKEYDLFKMLLINKNVVLTREKLIEEVWGYDYVGDTNVVDVFIRYLRSKIDGGFDDKFMTTVRGVGYVIKEN; encoded by the coding sequence ATGTTTATAGAGATGGAACTTACTCATAAAGGATATAAAGTTGATACAGCATATGAAGGTAGAGGAGCTTTAAATAAAGTAAGGGAAACAAGTTATAATTTGATACTTCTTGATATCATGATTCCAAATTTAAATGGGATTGAAGTTTGCAGGAGAATAAGACAATTTTCTAATGTACCTATTATAATGTTAACAGCCAAAAGCGATATACCAGATAAGGTTTTAGGGTTGGATGTAGGAGCCAATGACTATTTAACTAAACCTTTTGTAATAGAAGAATTATTGGCAAGAATAAGGGTATATGAAAGAAGTAATATTTTAGATACTGATAGTGATGTACTCAAGGTTAAAGACATTGTTATGGATAATAAAACACATGAGGTACTAAGAGATGGTAAGAAAATTGAACTAACTAAGAAAGAATATGATCTTTTTAAAATGCTTCTAATTAATAAAAATGTTGTGCTTACAAGAGAAAAGTTGATTGAAGAAGTATGGGGTTATGATTATGTGGGAGATACTAATGTAGTTGATGTATTTATAAGATATTTGAGAAGTAAAATTGATGGTGGCTTTGATGATAAATTCATGACTACCGTAAGAGGTGTAGGATATGTTATTAAAGAAAATTGA
- a CDS encoding sensor histidine kinase: MIGEVVEETRLIEKDHEISNKENDVVKILADYKMVKQMIRIFIENSIKFTPKGGTIDISSKVQENAVKITVSDTGIGIPKDEIEKIFNRFYIVDKSRSKEKGGSGLGLSIAKWIASVHGGTIDVDSEEGKWTKVTVTLNLNT, from the coding sequence TTGATTGGTGAAGTAGTTGAAGAAACTAGGCTTATAGAAAAGGATCATGAGATATCCAATAAGGAAAATGATGTTGTAAAAATTTTGGCAGATTACAAGATGGTAAAACAAATGATAAGAATATTTATTGAGAACAGTATTAAGTTTACTCCAAAGGGTGGAACAATAGATATAAGCTCAAAGGTGCAGGAAAATGCTGTGAAGATAACTGTTAGTGATACAGGTATTGGAATACCTAAAGATGAAATTGAAAAGATATTCAATAGGTTTTATATTGTGGATAAATCTAGATCTAAGGAAAAAGGTGGGTCTGGATTAGGATTGTCTATAGCTAAATGGATTGCAAGTGTACATGGAGGAACTATAGACGTAGATAGTGAAGAAGGTAAGTGGACAAAAGTAACCGTAACATTAAACTTAAATACGTAA
- a CDS encoding undecaprenyl-diphosphatase, which produces MNMEIFRLINNLANKNMVLDKIMIFFSKDMPYIFMAVIAIIFILEIVKRNSNYRKVVFSTFVITVINLILSFIIGSIYYVDRPFVHNKVNLLTPHVADASFPSDHAIGTMSIALGLAKYNKLVSMILTIMSIVVGFSRIYVGHHYPMDVVGAYLMVFATSYIYNLKLRSKVENLYEMAEKKATIKLGFKSLYNEI; this is translated from the coding sequence ATGAATATGGAGATTTTTAGGCTTATAAATAATTTAGCAAATAAAAATATGGTTTTAGATAAGATAATGATTTTCTTTTCAAAAGATATGCCTTATATATTTATGGCAGTTATTGCAATAATATTTATTTTAGAAATTGTAAAAAGAAATTCTAATTATAGAAAAGTTGTTTTTAGTACCTTTGTTATTACAGTAATAAATTTAATATTAAGTTTTATCATTGGCAGTATATACTATGTGGACAGACCTTTTGTTCATAATAAAGTAAATTTATTAACACCCCATGTGGCAGATGCATCTTTTCCAAGTGATCATGCAATAGGAACTATGAGTATAGCTTTAGGGCTTGCAAAATATAATAAGTTAGTTAGTATGATTTTAACTATAATGTCTATAGTTGTAGGCTTTTCACGAATATATGTTGGACATCACTATCCTATGGATGTTGTAGGGGCATATTTAATGGTTTTTGCAACAAGCTATATTTATAACTTAAAATTAAGAAGTAAGGTTGAAAATTTATATGAAATGGCTGAAAAAAAGGCGACAATAAAATTAGGCTTCAAGTCATTATATAATGAAATTTAA
- a CDS encoding phosphatase PAP2 family protein, with translation MLIKIYNLVIKILNDSLKIFHSLGKIKAAIAETAVLFLMFLAYTIIKYSKKTWIKPLAIDIYLCLCFLIGLSMVYLNLQYPSDVAAGYEFGVVYLSLSIILLEVYKVLPDAIIG, from the coding sequence ATGTTGATTAAAATATATAATCTTGTTATAAAAATTCTCAATGACAGTTTAAAGATATTTCATTCTCTTGGAAAAATAAAGGCTGCCATAGCAGAAACAGCAGTTTTATTTTTGATGTTTTTAGCTTACACTATAATAAAGTACAGTAAGAAAACTTGGATCAAACCATTAGCTATAGATATTTATTTATGTCTTTGCTTTCTTATTGGATTAAGCATGGTTTATTTAAATTTGCAGTATCCAAGTGATGTTGCAGCTGGATATGAATTTGGAGTGGTTTATCTTAGTTTAAGTATTATTTTATTAGAGGTTTATAAAGTTTTACCTGATGCAATAATAGGTTAA
- a CDS encoding NifB/NifX family molybdenum-iron cluster-binding protein yields the protein MKIALPSNGNVVNQHFGMSKSFEIVTVEDKKVTNVEEISSEEFQHQHEGLANLLSKHGVEVVIVGGIGQGAINGLKMNGLQVIRGASGEYMKVVEEYINGTLEDKNIVCNHHGEHHNH from the coding sequence ATGAAAATAGCATTACCTAGTAATGGAAACGTGGTTAATCAACATTTTGGAATGAGTAAGAGTTTTGAAATTGTAACAGTAGAAGATAAAAAGGTTACTAATGTAGAAGAAATATCTTCTGAAGAATTTCAACATCAGCATGAAGGTTTAGCAAACTTGCTTTCAAAGCATGGAGTAGAGGTAGTTATAGTAGGAGGCATAGGTCAAGGAGCAATTAATGGTTTAAAGATGAATGGTCTTCAAGTAATAAGAGGAGCATCAGGGGAGTACATGAAGGTTGTTGAAGAATACATTAATGGAACATTAGAAGATAAAAATATAGTCTGCAATCATCATGGAGAGCACCATAATCATTAA
- the thiT gene encoding energy-coupled thiamine transporter ThiT: MSVILKDLKVFLSIPQNLIEILKHPVSLFALLAVIILILAAIKVKKIKFTTSMVVQIGVALALATVLKIFRIYHFPQGGSVTLGSMVPILVMAFFYGPEVGFLTGFLYGIISLILGPYILHPVQVLFDYPLPFMALGLAGYFRDRKILGTIVAVFARFICHFISGVVFFGSFAPKGMSTYLYSLTINGPFMAVEGGICIVIMAFLPIEQLYSIFNKHKQGISTPGV, encoded by the coding sequence ATGTCCGTTATTTTAAAAGATTTAAAAGTTTTTTTATCTATTCCTCAAAACTTAATTGAAATTTTAAAACATCCAGTATCTTTGTTTGCACTGCTTGCTGTAATTATTTTAATTTTGGCTGCAATTAAGGTAAAAAAGATAAAATTCACCACTTCCATGGTTGTTCAAATTGGAGTAGCTCTTGCGCTTGCAACTGTACTTAAAATCTTCAGAATTTATCACTTTCCACAAGGCGGAAGTGTAACTTTAGGAAGTATGGTACCAATTTTAGTTATGGCATTCTTTTATGGTCCTGAAGTTGGGTTCTTAACTGGCTTCTTATACGGAATAATATCATTAATACTTGGTCCTTACATTCTCCATCCTGTACAAGTATTATTTGATTATCCACTGCCTTTTATGGCTCTTGGACTTGCAGGCTATTTTAGAGATAGAAAGATACTAGGAACTATTGTCGCTGTATTTGCTCGGTTTATATGCCACTTCATTTCCGGTGTGGTATTTTTCGGAAGCTTTGCTCCTAAAGGAATGTCTACATATTTATATTCACTTACGATTAATGGACCTTTTATGGCAGTAGAAGGCGGAATATGTATTGTTATTATGGCGTTTCTTCCTATAGAACAGCTGTACTCTATTTTTAACAAACATAAACAAGGAATCTCTACCCCAGGGGTGTAA
- the ablB gene encoding putative beta-lysine N-acetyltransferase, whose translation MNAAKCKLNNNYYAKIDKSKIYIDYINNRVKIVNFHKISVQTIKRIIRYASRQHLSKVVCNCDTAYFQTFSDAGFILEGKIDSYFRGEDALCMSYFIIGKRKACKNDNMEKLFLMKSLNVKNSFKFSNNFKYQIRNAKESDIDELIDLFSSAFFAYPSQIYDKDYLIQNMNKNVLYKVATYNGKIIGAASAYLDYENLNAEIADCATYPHYRDKGILSNIIYLLELDLKKEGFISLYSLSRAINPSINIVLSKHGFNFRGKLVNDCNICGEFESINIWAKDI comes from the coding sequence GTGAATGCTGCTAAATGTAAATTAAATAATAATTACTATGCTAAAATAGATAAAAGTAAAATATATATTGATTATATTAATAACCGTGTAAAAATAGTTAATTTCCATAAGATATCGGTACAAACTATAAAAAGAATAATACGCTATGCATCAAGACAGCATTTAAGCAAAGTTGTATGTAACTGCGATACCGCATATTTTCAAACTTTTTCTGATGCAGGATTTATTTTAGAAGGTAAAATAGATTCCTATTTTAGAGGCGAGGATGCTTTATGCATGTCGTACTTTATAATAGGTAAACGAAAAGCTTGTAAAAATGATAATATGGAAAAGTTATTTTTAATGAAAAGTTTAAATGTAAAAAATAGTTTTAAGTTTAGTAATAATTTCAAGTACCAGATAAGGAATGCAAAAGAAAGCGATATAGATGAATTAATAGACTTATTTTCTAGCGCATTTTTTGCGTATCCTTCTCAAATATATGATAAGGATTATTTAATTCAAAATATGAACAAAAATGTTTTATATAAAGTTGCCACTTATAATGGTAAAATAATTGGTGCAGCTTCTGCATATTTAGATTACGAAAATTTAAATGCAGAAATAGCTGACTGTGCTACTTACCCTCACTATAGAGATAAAGGCATATTGTCAAATATAATTTACCTTTTAGAATTAGATCTTAAAAAGGAAGGATTCATTAGCTTATATAGTTTGTCTAGGGCGATAAATCCAAGTATAAATATTGTATTGAGTAAACACGGCTTTAACTTTAGAGGTAAGCTAGTGAATGATTGTAATATATGCGGTGAGTTTGAAAGTATTAATATTTGGGCTAAAGACATTTAA
- a CDS encoding DUF3787 domain-containing protein, with translation MEEDRVKDSSMESPIEKHDTAAWANIHKSKPVSNVPVPSEFDVKNAKEYVDSNEK, from the coding sequence ATGGAAGAAGATAGAGTTAAGGATAGTTCTATGGAATCTCCAATTGAAAAACATGATACTGCAGCATGGGCAAATATTCACAAGTCAAAACCAGTTTCAAATGTACCCGTGCCAAGTGAATTCGATGTTAAAAATGCCAAGGAATATGTAGATTCTAATGAAAAATGA